The following proteins are encoded in a genomic region of Bernardetia sp. MNP-M8:
- a CDS encoding redoxin domain-containing protein, producing MKILGGMLYKTKWWSKEEKLFNELMNQVKKLFPNNKQVTIIEEKAALFKRLAEHLPSPNFTLKDKNNKKVSLSDFKGKYVFFTFIDSAAQNLEVNSWYSNLLYKEYTDEKIAFLYIFVNGTEESWKNLISTQEVEGIHLFANKEQSKELYENYGKQIYKIKSSNYQMSRYGIDTTNYQVVFINKEGYSISNSLYLGHNMDWIAKKILNGE from the coding sequence TTGAAAATCCTTGGTGGAATGTTATACAAAACTAAATGGTGGAGTAAAGAGGAAAAGTTATTCAATGAACTAATGAATCAAGTCAAAAAATTATTTCCTAATAATAAACAAGTAACAATCATAGAAGAAAAAGCTGCTCTTTTCAAACGTTTGGCAGAACACTTACCCTCTCCTAATTTCACATTAAAAGATAAAAATAACAAGAAGGTGTCTTTATCTGACTTTAAAGGAAAATATGTTTTTTTTACCTTCATAGATTCTGCTGCTCAAAATCTTGAAGTTAATTCATGGTATTCAAATCTACTCTACAAAGAATACACGGATGAAAAAATAGCTTTTCTTTATATTTTTGTAAATGGAACAGAAGAAAGTTGGAAAAATTTAATTTCTACACAAGAAGTTGAGGGAATACACCTTTTTGCTAATAAAGAACAAAGCAAAGAATTGTATGAAAATTATGGTAAGCAGATTTATAAAATTAAATCAAGTAATTATCAAATGAGTAGATATGGTATAGATACTACAAATTATCAAGTAGTTTTCATAAATAAAGAAGGATACTCCATAAGTAATAGTTTATATCTAGGTCATAATATGGATTGGATAGCCAAGAAGATTTTGAATGGAGAGTAA
- a CDS encoding response regulator, which translates to MAIRPNSYKILVADDYDSNLAVIESIFEESGQVFEIIYASDGLSAYEQGISESPDLIIMDWEMPQMTGIEAVRKLKSRPDTQHIPIIMTTAFTSSEHLETALQAGAIDYVRKPIDEVELLARVNSALQLVTSYKQILAQKDEIQEKTKKLEAAFDEIEKKNDKIMSSIKYAKRIQDALLQPAASLQNLIKDSFILYKPRDVVSGDFYWFCEKDGKIVIAAVDCTGHGVPGAFMSMLGDTYLNQVVGVMGIIEPNEILSQLHESIRMALKQDSTQNRDGMDITICVVDKKERTLKFAGAKNPLVYIRDGEVIRVKGDTASIGGKNAELTFTTHTIELTDEPTPFYIYSDGYQDQFSSGMHSKFMAKRFRKLLHKVHKYPFAEQKDILNHILKDWMRQTRQVDDILVIGFAI; encoded by the coding sequence GTGGCAATACGTCCTAATTCTTACAAAATCTTAGTGGCTGATGATTATGATAGCAATTTAGCTGTCATTGAGAGTATTTTCGAAGAATCTGGTCAAGTATTCGAAATTATTTATGCAAGTGATGGGCTTTCAGCTTACGAACAAGGAATTTCAGAATCTCCTGATTTAATAATTATGGACTGGGAAATGCCTCAAATGACAGGCATTGAAGCTGTTAGAAAACTGAAATCAAGACCAGATACACAACACATTCCAATAATCATGACGACAGCATTTACTTCGTCTGAACATTTGGAAACTGCTCTTCAAGCAGGTGCAATAGATTATGTTCGCAAGCCGATTGATGAAGTAGAGCTTTTGGCTCGTGTTAATTCTGCGCTACAACTGGTTACTTCTTACAAACAAATATTAGCTCAAAAAGACGAGATTCAAGAGAAAACAAAGAAATTAGAAGCTGCTTTTGATGAAATAGAAAAGAAAAACGATAAAATTATGAGTAGTATCAAATATGCAAAACGCATACAAGATGCTCTTCTCCAACCTGCTGCCTCATTACAAAACTTAATCAAAGACTCATTTATTCTCTACAAACCTCGTGATGTAGTGAGTGGCGATTTTTATTGGTTTTGTGAAAAAGATGGAAAAATTGTTATTGCTGCCGTCGATTGTACAGGTCATGGTGTTCCAGGGGCATTTATGTCTATGCTTGGAGATACTTATCTCAATCAAGTTGTTGGTGTAATGGGAATTATTGAACCGAATGAAATTCTTAGTCAGCTTCATGAATCTATCCGAATGGCTCTCAAGCAAGATTCTACACAGAATCGTGATGGAATGGATATTACTATTTGTGTAGTAGATAAGAAAGAAAGAACGCTCAAGTTTGCAGGAGCAAAAAACCCATTGGTTTATATTCGTGATGGTGAAGTTATTAGAGTAAAGGGAGATACAGCTTCTATTGGTGGAAAAAATGCAGAACTTACCTTTACAACACATACCATCGAACTGACTGATGAACCAACTCCATTTTATATTTATTCAGATGGCTATCAAGACCAGTTTAGTAGTGGAATGCACAGTAAATTTATGGCAAAACGCTTCCGAAAACTACTTCATAAAGTTCATAAATATCCATTTGCAGAACAAAAAGACATCTTAAATCATATTCTAAAAGATTGGATGCGCCAAACTCGCCAAGTAGATGATATTTTGGTCATTGGTTTTGCTATTTGA